The following proteins come from a genomic window of Panicum hallii strain FIL2 chromosome 8, PHallii_v3.1, whole genome shotgun sequence:
- the LOC112901898 gene encoding protein FAM136A-like has translation MDHVGAMEERVVTERIRRKLEEVNAAAQQQLAGVQDHVNFTMQQAYFKCAYDCFDRRRNQEGINNCVENCSVPVLTANNLVENEMAKFQERLNRSLMVCQDKFEAAKLQKMKTDATQELESCVNRSIDDSIRVLPHVVEQIKSSLKIN, from the exons ATGGACCACGTGGGCGCGATGGAGGAGCGGGTCGTCACGGAGCGGATCCGCCGGAAGCTGGAGGAGGTCAACGCCGCCGCGCAGCAGCAGCTCGCCGGCGTCCAGGACCACGTCAACTTCACCATGCAG CAAGCATACTTCAAGTGTGCATATGATTGCTTCGATCGCCGAAGGAACCAAGAAGGGATCAACAACTGCGTAGAGAACTGTAGTGTGCCTGTTCTGACCGCCAACAATCTTGTTGAGAATGAAATGGCCAAATTTCAG GAACGGTTGAATCGGTCATTGATGGTCTGCCAAGACAAGTTTGAAGCGGCCAAGCTCCAGAAGATGAAAACAGACGCGACTCAGGAACTGGAATCCTGCGTGAACAGATCTATAGATGACAGCATCAGGGTGCTCCCCCATGTGGTGGAGCAGATCAAGTCCTCCCTCAAAATCAATTAG
- the LOC112901990 gene encoding shewanella-like protein phosphatase 2, which produces MAAAPSPSVPACGDLPAAVSAFADAFVDFAVSGIFFPTSSSSAAAAASAATSSPTPAPTTPTTFLPSPSRLVAIGDLHGDLPKSLSALRLAGLVPASSGPDPPSASTSWASTSWAAGPTLAVQLGDILDRGGDELRLLYLLRRLALSAEARGGALLPILGNHEVMNVSGDFRFATPQGLQEFSAWAGWYRAGLAIKRRCGEHLDPQPRNPFLGVPKSFPGVKPEFWDGMRSRLAALRPDGPIARRFLADLPTVLVVGDSVFVHGGLLEANVEYGLERINAEVSEWIRGEGGENARAPEYVRGRDAVVWLRRFSDGFDCDCQRLEGVLGMIPGAKRMVMGHTIQTVGINAVCGAQAVRVDVGLSKGCGNGLPEVLEINGGGSEVRVITTPPSEAWMYRKQEAEKAAAAVNEKRGEVKDGLALLVRESHGLKEVEAKA; this is translated from the coding sequence atggcggcggcgccgtcccCCTCCGTCCCCGCCTGTGgcgacctccccgccgccgtctccgcctTCGCCGACGCCTTCGTCGACTTCGCCGTGTCCGGCATCTTCTTCccgacctcctcctcctcggccgccgccgctgcctccgcAGCCACATCATCACCTACTCCTGCCCCGACGACCCCAACCACCTTCCTCCCGTCCCCCTCCCGCCTCGTCGCCATCGGGGACCTCCACGGCGACCTCCCCAAGTCCCTCTCCGCGCTCCGCCTCGCCGGCCTCGTGCCCGCGTCCAGCGGCCCCGACCCCCCCTCCGCCTCGACCTCCTGGGCCTCGACCTCCTGGGCCGCGGGGCCCACCCTCGCCGTCCAGCTCGGCGACATCCTCgaccgcggcggcgacgagctCCGCCTCCTctacctcctccgccgcctcgcccTCTCCGCcgaggcccgcggcggcgcgcttcTCCCCATCCTCGGGAACCACGAGGTCATGAACGTCTCCGGCGACTTCCGCTTCGCCACGCCGCAGGGCCTCCAGGAGTTCTCCGCCTGGGCAGGGTGGTACCGCGCGGGGCTCGCCATCAAGCGCCGCTGCGGGGAGCACCTCGACCCGCAGCCGAGGAACCCCTTCCTCGGCGTGCCCAAGTCCTTCCCCGGCGTCAAGCCGGAGTTCTGGGACGGGATGCGCTCCCGCCTCGCCGCGCTCCGGCCCGACGGGCCCATCGCGCGCCGGTTCCTGGCCGACCTCCCCACCGTGCTTGTTGTGGGCGACTCGGTGTTCGTCCATGGGGGGCTCCTCGAGGCCAACGTCGAGTACGGCCTGGAGCGCATCAATGCGGAGGTCAGCGAGTGGATCCGCGGTGAGGGCGGCGAAAATGCAAGGGCGCCTGAGTACGTGCGCGGCCGGGACGCTGTGGTCTGGCTCAGGAGGTTCTCTGATGGCTTCGATTGCGACTGCCAGAGGCTGGAGGGGGTGCTTGGGATGATCCCGGGGGCCAAGAGGATGGTGATGGGGCACACAATTCAGACAGTGGGGATCAATGCCGTGTGTGGAGCACAGGCAGTGAGGGTTGATGTGGGGCTGTCAAAGGGGTGTGGGAATGGGCTGCCAGAAGTGCTTGAGATCAATGGGGGTGGCTCAGAAGTGAGGGTGATCACGACACCTCCGTCGGAAGCCTGGATGTACCGGAAGCAAGAGGCAGAGAAGGCTGCTGCGGCGGTGAatgagaagagaggggaggtgAAGGACGGGCTTGCATTGCTGGTAAGAGAGAGCCATGGGTTGAAAGAGGTAGAAGCTAAGGCTTAA
- the LOC112902954 gene encoding uncharacterized protein LOC112902954: MAVVRGGAVAALLVVALALSSSWDAASAQNLLKRKVKQPPQTSKPGNPKRMPPNAKYTTVVANRYHKRDYEITCTTDYGAACYIKCPARCPNKCLAYCAYCLTFCLCDLMPGTSCGDPRFTGADGNTFYFHGKKDESFCLVSDDRLHINARFMGNRNAESGRDFTWVQALGVTFGDHKLYVGARRAAEWDEDEDHVIVALDGEPVDVEPAKNAHWVSKGVRGLSVTRTDAVNAVTVELDGVFSISANAVPITDEDSRVHSYGKTERDSLVHLDVGYKFHGLTGGVDGVLGQTYRPDYVNKLDIAAKMPVMGGADKYRSSGLFATDCAVSRFNRSATDGFTSFAS; this comes from the exons ATGGCGGtggtccgcggcggcgccgtcgccgccctgcTGGTGGTGGCGCTGGCGCTGTCGTCGTCGTGGGACGCGGCCTCGGCGCAGAATCTGCTGAAACGGAAGGTCAAGCAGCCGCCCCAGACGTCGAAGCCGGGGAACCCCAAGCGGATGCCGCCCAACGCCAAGTACACCACCGTCGTCGCCAACCGGTACCACAAGCGCGACTACGAGATCACCTGCACCACCGACTACGGCGCCGCCTGCTACATCAAGTGCCCCGCCCGATGCCCCAACAAGTGCCTCGCCTACTGCGCCTACTGCCTCACCTTCTGCC TGTGTGACCTGATGCCGGGCACCTCGTGCGGCGACCCGCGCTTCACCGGCGCCGACGGCAACACCTTCTACTTCCACGGCAAGAAGGACGAGAGCTTCTGCCTCGTCTCCGACGACCGGCTCCACATCAACGCGCGCTTTATGGGCAACCGCAACGCCGAGTCCGGCCGCGACTTCACCTGGGTGCAGGCGCTGGGCGTCACCTTCGGCGACCACAAGCTCTACGTCGGCGCCCGCCGGGCCGCCGAGTGGGACGAGGACGAGGACCACGTCATCGTCGCGCTCGACGGCGAGCCCGTCGACGTCGAGCCCGCCAAGAACGCGCACTGGGTCTCCAAGGGCGTGCGCGGGCTCTCCGTCACCCGCACCGACGCCGTCAACGCGGTCACCGTCGAGCTCGACGGCGTCTTCAGCATCTCCGCCAACGCCGTGCCCATCACCGACGAGGACTCACGCGTCCACAGCTACGGCAAGACCGAGAGGGACTCGCTCGTGCACCTCGACGTCGGGTACAAGTTCCACGGCCTCACCGGGGGCGTCGACGGCGTGCTCGGGCAGACCTACCGCCCGGACTACGTCAACAAGCTCGACATCGCCGCCAAGATGCCCGTCATGGGCGGCGCCGACAAGTACCGCTCGTCGGGACTCTTCGCCACCGACTGCGCCGTCTCCCGGTTCAACCGCAGCGCCACCGATGGCTTCACCTCCTTCGCCTCGTAA